In Prinia subflava isolate CZ2003 ecotype Zambia chromosome 8, Cam_Psub_1.2, whole genome shotgun sequence, the genomic window cctgcctggggctgtggcagcagggctggagaatgGTCCCCAACCCAGCCGGACCTCAACCTCAGAGGGACCACGAGGGCTTGGGCTTGGTTCCTGGCACGGCTGGGGTGAGGGGCAGGATGGAGCTGTCACCTGCTCTCCTCGCCTTCCAGCAGCTTGCGGTACGTGGCGATCTCGATGTCGAGGGCCAGCTTGACGCTGAGCAGGTCCTGGTAgtcctgcaggtgctgggccATCTCCCCCTTGAGGCTGTGGATGTCCTTCTCCAGCCGCAGCACCGTGTCCTGGTAGCCGGCTGTCTCCAGGGCACAGCGCTCCTCCCGCTCCCGCAGCTGCCTCTCCAGGGACTCCTTCTGGGGGGCCATGGGGGCTGTGACACCCTCCATGGCCACCttctcccaggagctgggggctgtgccctTCCATCTCCCACCCTTGGGGACCAGCCATTCCCCTGCCATTGGGTGCTGGTCCTGCCACGGACCCACTGATGGTGGCAGCTCCCTGAGGCCGTGTCCCTGCTCTTGCACCCCACGGCTGTCACCTACCGAGCCCCGCAGAGCCTCCAGGTCGCAGGTGAGGGCCTGGAGCTGGCGCCGGCACTCGTTGGCCTCCTGCTTGGCCACCCTCAAGGCCTCGGCGTGCCGGGCGGCCGCGTCCGTCAGATCTGCAAACTGGGACAGGGGACGTGTGCCATGGGATGgggccacagggcagggatgtgtTCTGGTGGCACACAGGGTGGCAGCAcaactctgctctgctccacagcagGGACAAGGCCCCAGGAACACTGGCAAGGAGAAACATCCCTAGCACAAGTGGGGACAGCAAAGatcccaaaccccacacacTACCGAGAACCACCCAACCCTGGGTGATCCACCCCAGCCCCGAGATGGTGACACCCCGCgaggggacagccaggccaTCCATCTGCGGGGCAACCAGCTCCCACCGCACCTTGGACTTGTACCACTGCTCTGTCTCCTGGGCATTGCTGGTGGCCACGGCCTCGTACTGCCTGCGGATGTCGCGCAGGGCGGCCGTCAGGTCCGGCTTGCTCGTGTCCACCTCCACGTGCACCCACTGCTgggccagctgctcctgcagctcccgcagctcctgcggggacaggggggtcagggcagccccctgagcccctcatccccagccccagagcgGGGTTACCTCCTCGTGGACCTTGTGCAGGAAGGCGATCTCGTCCTGCAGAGTCCCCACGTGCCGCTCCAGGTTCAGGCGAGTCAAGGCAGCATTGTCCACGTCCTGTCACCatggggggacaggagggaccATCCCAGCTGGCCACCCAGATCTCCTCTGCCCCGAGCTGCCTGGTCATGTCcattccctcctgctcccacccagccctgcctctctctgcccATCATAGCATTTCCCAGTCcctcactgcctgctcctgccattCCTGCTCATCCATGCTCCAtgtctgtccatccctgcccttcccattCATCCCTGCTCCATTCCTGTTCCCTACCTGCCCATTGTAACATATACCAGTCCCTcagttcctgctcctgcccatccctgctaCCTCCCTGTTCACcccttcctgtctctgctgcatccctgtccatccctaccccatccctgcccattcccaagGGAGGCCAAGCTGGGATCTGgcccctgccctcacctgccTGTAGGCAGCCAGGTTGCTCTCGGCCTCCAGCCTCAGGgtcacctcctcctgcagcctgtgccagggcagaggcAAAGTTACATGTCCAGCACTGTGGCTGGTCACTCTCAGCCCATGGACAGACCCCCCTGGGCTgacacagccccacagcagcagcaccccccAAACCCAGGTCAGCTCCTGTGCCCACCCCACACACCCCCACACCATCCCCCACTATTCCCAGGGGTCACCCCTATCCCATCACAATCCTGGTGCACaccagtccctgtccccagggctaCCCTGCTCCTGTCTCAGGTGCCACTCTGACCCCTGGGTACACCCTGAGCTCCATTCCCATCCCAGGGGTCACCCTGGTCCTTGTCACCACCATGGTTCCCATCACCAGAAAGATCCTGATCACCATCCTGGTGTCCATCCTGGTCCCTGCTGCCACTTTGGTTCCAGCGGCCACCCTGGTCCTGGTGGTCACCCTGACACCCATCCCAAGTGGGCCACCCTGgtccccaccctgtcccaaGCTGGACACTGCCTTACTtctgctggaggctgctgaggtCCTCGGCCAGGTtgtccctctccatctccagGCAGGCCTTGGCGCTGGCCAAGTGCTCCAGGCGGAGCcgcagctcccgcagctcctcctggcagaTGTCGGCCGCGCTCGAGGGCTGCTGGTGCCGTGCCTGgcgcagctccagctccagctccagcaccttGTTCTGCCGCTGCAGCAGCCGCACCTTCTCCAGGTAGCTGGCGAAGCACTCGTTGAGCTCCATCATCTCCACCCTCTCGCTGGTGCGGGTCTCCCTGAACTCCGAGTTGAGCGCCGCGGCCGCTGAGAGGTCCATCCTGCCCGAACCCGGGCGGGGACCCcgctgggagctgtggggcgCCCGGAGCCAGCccggggcactgctggggagcacCCGGTACCCGGGCATGGAGGGGCACAAGCAGCGGCTGTGGGAGGGCAGGCGCCGGCTCTCCGTACCGGGAGATGGGTGTGAtgtgcccagcccagggttTTTATGGGGCCCGGGAGCCCCTGTCCTGCCGGCTGCCCGGCGCTGGCCCCCGGCCAGGAGCCAGCGGGCCGGCACGACGCCAGGCTGTGGCGCCCGGCagggtggctgtgccctggcacccagcctgggcaccgcggcacagcccctgcccgcactgcagggcactgcagggcctGGGAATGCGccagggtgggcacagagcGCTGGCCACGGGCACCTCCTGGGTGGGGGCTGGGTGCGGTGCCATGGGGCACCGAGGGCTGTTACTAATGAAGATTGGCTGCTAATTAGGTGTCTGGAGCCTCCTAAGTCCTTCCCATCCCAATGGGTCTGTGGAAGCACCGGCTGGTGGCCCTGGAGCCGCGGTCCCGTCCCAAATCCGGGCAGGTGTTTATCCCACATGGCTGAGAGGGCATGGCCGTGTCACACATGCACCGAGTTCGGGGCGCCTTGTGCCCCTGGTGgcacatggcaggggctggtgcGGGCCGGGACCGGCTGCCAGGGGCTTTCCGCGGCGGCTGAAAGGGGCTTTGTGCGGGGCCAGAGCCGTGGCACAGCGGGAGGGACCTTTGTGCCAGGGCACGGCACTGCCGGGAAGCGCGGGGGGCTGGATCCAGGGACGGGCACCGGGCCATGCCAGCCCCGTCCcctccagccacagcacagTGGCCACAAACTGGGGCGTGGATGGGGACGGCCCGCAGAGGGGATGGGGCTGttctggggacatggggacaggggcGACGCGTGGTGGCACCAGCGCGGGTGCCCCGAAAGGCAGCGGGGGTGAAGccgggggacaggggggtcCCTGGGACTCtgcagcggggacagggacagggggacagggggacagggggacaaggacacggacagggacagggacagggacagggacagggacagggacagggacagggacagggacgggagCAGGGACGGgcaccggccccgccgctggCAGTAGGTGGCAGCCGATGGCCGGAAAAGGCTCTTGCCTGCAGTGGAACGGGGACACCCCGCTGGACCACGGCCACCACACCTGGGTCACCAAGAGTAGCCAGTGGGGAGGGCTGTGGCAACGGCTGTGTGCCTGTGGGGGCAGTCTGGGGAGACCCAGAGCCACCAGGGAGCAGACTGGTGagactggtggcactgggacagctCCCGCATCCTTCTTTAATCCCCAGAAGCTCCCTGCCTCCAGCCAGCCCCGTGTTTCCCCGGctgtcctgagctgctgccaccaggggTTGTGCCCACAGAAACTCCAGGTTTGGGGCACCTACACGTCACGCGGTGACTCTTGTGTCCCCAGACAACAGTGGCATCCCTGGAGACACGTGTGACAGCTCTGGTGACAGGGAACCTCCCTCCCTGGGGTGCACAGAGGGGAGCGGGGACAGAGCGGGGGCTGGGGAGCTTTAGGGGGGAGCGGGGACAGAGCGGGGGCCGGGGAGCTGTGGGGGGAGCGGGGACA contains:
- the GFAP gene encoding glial fibrillary acidic protein isoform X2, which produces MPGYRVLPSSAPGWLRAPHSSQRGPRPGSGRMDLSAAAALNSEFRETRTSERVEMMELNECFASYLEKVRLLQRQNKVLELELELRQARHQQPSSAADICQEELRELRLRLEHLASAKACLEMERDNLAEDLSSLQQKLQEEVTLRLEAESNLAAYRQDVDNAALTRLNLERHVGTLQDEIAFLHKVHEEELRELQEQLAQQWVHVEVDTSKPDLTAALRDIRRQYEAVATSNAQETEQWYKSKFADLTDAAARHAEALRVAKQEANECRRQLQALTCDLEALRGSESLERQLREREERCALETAGYQDTVLRLEKDIHSLKGEMAQHLQDYQDLLSVKLALDIEIATYRKLLEGEESRITIPVQSFSSLQMRETSLDTKSVSEVGVKRSIVVKTVEIQDGEVLKESKQEHQEVPRGGGAAAAAAP
- the GFAP gene encoding glial fibrillary acidic protein isoform X3 gives rise to the protein MPGYRVLPSSAPGWLRAPHSSQRGPRPGSGRMDLSAAAALNSEFRETRTSERVEMMELNECFASYLEKVRLLQRQNKVLELELELRQARHQQPSSAADICQEELRELRLRLEHLASAKACLEMERDNLAEDLSSLQQKLQEEVTLRLEAESNLAAYRQDVDNAALTRLNLERHVGTLQDEIAFLHKVHEEELRELQEQLAQQWVHVEVDTSKPDLTAALRDIRRQYEAVATSNAQETEQWYKSKFADLTDAAARHAEALRVAKQEANECRRQLQALTCDLEALRGSKESLERQLREREERCALETAGYQDTVLRLEKDIHSLKGEMAQHLQDYQDLLSVKLALDIEIATYRKLLEGEESRITIPVQSFSSLQMRETSLDTKSVSEVGVKRSIVVKTVEIQDGEVLKESKQEHQEVPRGGGAAAAAAP